In one Halosimplex halophilum genomic region, the following are encoded:
- a CDS encoding DUF2249 domain-containing protein produces the protein MSTGLNPEAVVAETDAPSEAPRETLDVRDLGPPKPLANTLERLVELDDETVLVQFNDRAPQHLYPKLDDRGYEYATVERDGVTVTAIWRA, from the coding sequence ATGTCCACCGGACTGAACCCCGAGGCGGTCGTCGCCGAGACCGACGCTCCGTCCGAGGCCCCCAGGGAGACGCTGGACGTGCGCGACCTGGGGCCGCCGAAGCCGCTGGCGAACACGCTCGAACGGCTGGTCGAGCTGGACGACGAGACGGTGCTGGTCCAGTTCAACGACCGCGCGCCCCAGCACCTCTACCCCAAGCTCGACGACCGCGGCTACGAGTACGCGACCGTCGAGCGCGACGGCGTCACCGTCACGGCGATCTGGCGGGCATGA